Within the Gadus chalcogrammus isolate NIFS_2021 chromosome 15, NIFS_Gcha_1.0, whole genome shotgun sequence genome, the region caacaaagcttttgtgacttccccaaagaggctccatgcgaaggagacatgactgcattcataacagacaaaagtcaaataaatattgatcagcttgattgctgccatgttttattcataagcgcacatgtgtttacaagcggacacgcagtattaaaaagcggaagcggaagcgcttccacactaccaagtcgttcccaaagtcagacgttacaaacgctaggaagcactcgagctagcactctagtctcatctccataggacgcgactagcaaggacgcgtcctagcaaggctgcagccttcactttgggaaacagccatacactacagagagaggctggtggacgagttttcgtcggactaaaactagactaaaaccttttgagttttcgtcagactaaaactagactaaaactttcaaagatagaaatgactaaaatgggactaaaactaagaagcatttcgtcaaaaagactaagactaaaactaaatctaaaatgcctgccaaaaacaacactggttTGCAGGTGTGAAGTATTGAGAAGTATCCGTCTGCATGAACTCATTACACATTACCattagagatgcaccgattgcaaaattcttggccgataccgatttccggtttttaaggaggtctgacctgccaaaaccgttttttccgataccgattttctaagaaataattataatcatataatagcagtgatgttgataggttttcaatgtagtgagtccccgggacccacaggtggcgagttgggtgggtccctgagaaattcaatgggtcctgactccccagtttaaaaaatgtgtttcttttttattattagtctatttcttaaattaaattaatagtgttaaactcaatacatgaaattgtcatctgaaaagcgcagccatttgtagtatgtggtgagccactgcttcagaaaagttcgctttttttgggaggaacatgtagaaggttgaactataaaaggggggggggtcgaatgtattcaaatgtattcgaagtaattatggacattcgaaattcgttcgaatttcatttttggaaaaagtgacagccctatcTTAAACATCGTTTAAGATTCCTAATATCATCCGGAAGGCGCACAcagtgatattatatattatattatatagttaTCTAGatagtatattatatagatatagagctctggGAATCCCTTTCTTATCCTTGCTGCGCTCTGGACTTCATGTAGTCAGCGCTGATAGGCATTGCGACCAAGCATCAAGCGTGAACCTGGGTGTTTGCGCAAGTACAATTTGCGCGGACCAGGGTGTTAGTGCTGCCCTATTCTTCGATTCGCACCGCCATagaactataaaaaaaaaaagaaacacgacaacaactgttgtcgtgtttctttttatttcttgtggaaataacgtatacctactgaattcataacagcacaggataaaaacacatctttgataacacatttgtaaacacaacaagaggaagctccgacacacaagtgcggctgtcttttacgcattaacaataactgctcggagcgcgatatgcggagcgcatgtcgtccatggcacacacagcctatataaacgaacaatctgtgaggccgacctccaacacggcatgctgctctttttattccttacggaaagaaaatgacaagtagtctcgcagctctccgttaccgctgcagctgcttctgtcagccgtgctgtataagtccccaaacaggctgcccatcgcgcccagcaCAGCAGcagacttttctccctgtcgtgtgcgatcagtgtcggtctccgtttcaatgagctcgtgtgagaggctttcagtcacgagatgtttctgtgcaggggaaaggtggactaaccgggagaagcggggatccaggagggccgctttattgaggaaaagccactcgccgctctcttctttatagcgcatttttacagttcgaatggagaattacacttcgaattcgaacttttcaccccaccttcgaacgaatattcgaacttcgaataaaaagtgacagccctagtttaAGATgtgtgtcgggttctccgacgtctctggtacttccacaacaagtaaagactggTAGGGGTGGTTATCTCgaccatggttgagaaggagcTGGCGGAAAGAATCTTTGGCAGTCACAAGAGGAAGCCCTTGCTCCTACAATCATGCAAGTAAGTTTGCCTGATCAAACTTGCGCAAATCACCTCCCTCGAGTAAAGTTTGTCTACTCATGCGAGGAAACTCGGACGAAAAAAAGACCACCATTATTTTCCATACCACTTAAACAAACCTTACCTGGTATGAGCTGAGCATAGGTGAGGCTGGCGTACAGAACACTGATCAGGATCTTATCAGCCAATGGGTCAAGTGCACTGCCCAACGCTGATTTCTGATTGGGCCATGTTCTTGCAATGTAGCCGTCTAACTGAAGACAGAGCAGAAAACAGAGGGGTGCTTCAAGCAGGTTCAGATAACTAGTATTATGTTATATAGTACTGCAGCGTCATGTCGAGGAGTGAGTGTTGATTCATTCACTATAAAAGTAATGTTATGAACATACTGCCTCACTGTacagcagcaatgaaatgtgCCACTGAAGATCATTTATTTGGTCTAATTCGTTAGTATTATACTGACCACTCTGTGTGCATGGTATTTACTACAGAGCACAGACCATTGGTGCCATCTTTAATATGAAGCAGCATTTacacatatctgtgtgtgtgtgtgtgttttaccatGTCTGTGGCCCCAGCCATAGTGAACAGAGCCAGGCTGAGGTAAAAGTGTTGGTGGATGATGAGGTAGCCCAGGTAGGGCGACAGCACGAtccgacaaacacacagcaggttTGGGACGGTCCATGGGTTCTCGTGCTGCGTGGAACCATTCAGTGGGGACGGATTGAGCAGAGAACGAGATATAGTAAGAGAACACACAGCATCAACACAGAATTTAAGAGACTTGGTTGTATTTAAGATACATATTCTATTATACAATTTAAAACACACTAACCATGTTGTGATTAACTCAAGGGCAAACACATTAATCACGTTTAATCAAAATTATGTTGTTTATTCTAGTCAATAGTTATAAATCTGTATACGGTTGTATTCACCACAAGCACAAATATTACCACTTGAACCAGTCTAAACCAGCACGCGAGGAGCAGTCAGTGAGCTGTCGTATACACACCAGCTCTTTGAACTTAAACAGCCCGTGTCCCGGGACATGGACAGAGCTTCCTTGACTTTCATTTTGCTCCGGTGACGGGTCAATGTCCTGAGTTGGCCGGGATTTCCCGCTGCACAGCCCACGAGCCCCGGGGGACCGGAGGAGGGGCGGGACCCCAGGCCAGCCAGGAAGCCCCCGGAGGAGGGGCTGGACATGGGCCAAAGGCCAGCCGGGACCTCCCCGGAGGAGGGCCGGGTTCACCTGAGGGTTCCCATTCGGCCTCAGCCACGGACTAGTCCGGCAATAGTGCGCGTTTAGATTTGTTTCCGTGCAGGCAGATATCTGTAAATGGCCTCTGAACTGCTTCGGTCTTGTGCCTTGGTTGACCGGTGTCTGCGGGGTCCGCCACGATGACGTCTCAGGGCGACACCTGTTTGCCTGACGCGctgaccccccctgaccccgTGACAGCGACCCTGCATCCCCCCGCGGACACAGCGTCTCGCCCCGCTGGCACAGCCGCACGGCGCTCCTCCGGATACGAAACATCTCAGCTCCAATGTTACCTGAACGTCTCTCCTTGTTTCATGGTGTATCGGGTCGGTCAGAGCTCAACACAGTGCGTACAGAAGCTTCTGCCTGCGGGCCGCCATGTTGCCGAGTTCCGAGACGGCACGCTACGTCACAGCGTCGTAAAGGCCGCAACTCGGTtctgagcagtgttgccagatcggTTAACACACCAGCTAAAGCCAATGTTGGCAGACGGGCggaaaatctggcccaatctggcaacactggttcTGAGGCGCATCAGTGATAAAGTTCTGGGGCATCTATGAATAGTCATATCTCGtaacctttatgcctcctttaCTTAGCCTTTGTcgaaaacgtcatcgggtcagggagagatgaagagttgcttcctttcgaacataggaaaagacagcactgttaaAATGTTTAtctgccagatcgtgttctccccatacacagtgaatgatggcaacagacagaggaacaggggtgatgaagttgttgatcattggggttgtataaatgtgcatatctctctacattttaaaacgacataatctgatggcagcaaagttaacttcacttcacgtcaatgcttttgtatatgagcctgccgggttcCATTCTATCAAACCACCCACCCTCCTTCCTCCTACAGCAGCGTTTCTCAAATTGAACCATGAAAAGGAGATTTTCCTGGTATTGGTCTACCCAAGTGAAGCCTatatggtgtatttgtgtgtgggcgtcGTCGTCGGCTGTTTATAAACCGCCTCCCAGTCATGTTCTACACATTGAACTATGGCAGagaaatgtgatactccagacaggaagtagtaaccagaccagcagaccaatcacagccttgaaggctgcgcggctcgcgtaaaagcttacgtaaaaaatgacgcaagtctagaaaaatcgcccgacgcacacaagacgtgagaagtcgcgcaaggggtgcgcaagggcgcgcaagaggcccttgcgcgccccttgcgcgacttctcacgtcttgcgtgcgtcgggcgatttttctagacttgcgtcattttttacgtaagcttttacacgagccgcgcagcctgcaaggctgtgattggtctgctggtctggttactacttcctgtctggataGTAGTTCACtgaagccgtttctcaattcgcgtacttgtgcgtgctcgtgtgctcgtggactcgtgaaacgtcatcagtcgttgcccgagcactgttccaattcgaagcacgcatcaagcgagtactgtcgtaaaacccggaagtgttctggatgcgtgctcgatatcgccgtttcaccgagcatgcatcggaggtggctcgtgtgtgcttgctcccgctataaatcccaggatgcatttcgcactcgcagcagtaagagggcggacaatatggagaagacgcacaagttacaactgttgcttaagttactcttaacttatatatatatttatataatatatgggcctaatataataataatatataaatatatatatgtaaggtcgtgtgtgtgtatagcttatacacatgacaggacactcatatcttttcaattgttattcattcagaatatttacatactatttaaaaatgaaagaggctgggattttgtttgatatcatttgtttatattgttcagtagtatatgcctaaatgaggccgtagcacagttaacggacgagcagaggtggtgacgtcatcgagtccgctgctgttccaattgcaggtacgtactcgcgtgctcgcaagtatgtgcttgaagtacagacttgccaagtacgtgctagcaagtcatcgagtccgtagtacgcgtgctacgaattgagaaacggcctgaaTGTGTAGAACATGACTGGGAGGCGGTTAATAAACAGCCGACGACgacgcccacacacaaatacaccatatAGGCTTCACTTAGGTAGTCTTCGACCAATACCAGGAAAATCCCCTTTTCGTGGTTCAATTTGAGAAACGCTGCCGTAGGAGGAAGGAGGGTGGGTGGTTTGATAGAATGgaacccggcaggctcatatacaaaagcattaacgtgaagtgaagttaactttgctgccaacacattatgtcgttttaaaatgtagagagatatgtacatttatacaaccccaatgatcaactacttcatcacccctgttcctctgtctgttgccatcattcactgtgtatggggagaacacgatcttgcacataaacaaaccaacgactcccacagacaaagacgtcattctcgaggtcgtcttcaacgaaaaactttactccacatattactccacctactgttctggcggtaaattgcttggcaacacgcgcaacctaaaagggagcatgaattgctttgagtaaattttgcgcaacaacgtaacaccaacgctgaagcatgcagccgcctttaatGCGGACCTCttgtatggaaagccaagaaggccacaatccggacctagaatggcgcggtaaaagtgcaaaaccgcacggaatccgtacggaatccgtacggaaaccgtacggattccgtacggattccgtacggtttggcaagaattccgtacggaatccgtacggaatccgtaaggaatccgtacggtttccgtacggaatccgtacggttttgaatgactaatagccgcggctattagtcattcactccggctattagtcattcactccggctattagttattcactccggctattaggaatgcagaacgagcccctccctcttctttgcttgaccgctaagtttgaaggctgtctaaccgatcagagctgcagtgcctcgatgtttcgctgtaacataaagctgtgttgtctttactagtttcactacaatgtaatgaccaccattagctagtggaaaatacatttgtgtctagtacagtgatatatttgtatatgttaggctatatattgagatggcagtgtgcgaaatacccgacaatattcggggatgtcctcatccacagattgttctcgatatgcagtagcctgctaggccataacattacataacatgaacatgaactgaataaatgccaggtatatagcatatcggagacgggcacacaatcagtgcatttgcaaatgagagcctgcagtatgaccgatcttgtgacatgtggtgggtgagagatagtgtgtgtgtgtgtgtgtgtgtgtgtgtgtgtgtgtgtgtgtgtgtgtgtgtgtgtgtgtgtgtgtgtgtgtgtgtgtgtgtgtgtgtgtgtgtgtgtgtgtgtgtgtgtgtgtgtgtgtgtgtgtgtgtgtgtgtgtgtgtgtatagagcaagttgttgaaggaagtgtttctatttgacgttacaatatttcatggatgcaagcaagccaagacaatcaatctctatatctatagcctacatgacaacacacacacacacacacacacacacacacacacacacacacacacacacacacacacacacacacacacacacacacacacacacacacacacacacacacacacacacagacacacacagacacgacacgcacacactggtaaagcaataggagcctgcattggctaaagttgttgcgatgcgcgttattttataacagggaggggcaaagttgtgcattacattgatcctgaaagcctatgtcctagaataattcatttgtattacgttttaggccatctcactaaaggtcacttaattGTCGCAtatttaagctcaccaagtccagtattcagaatgaaaagcatttattcacaaatacgttctatttttttgacaagcggagccgacagtcatgtgcaagtatgcaaattgGCCATGTGCggcaaacagaagatagacgcaatgaactgatttttgtgcattgttgtggatatgtaggctgtttagttgtggttgtttgtggtcgtATTATTGAAACagtcttgccttggagttggagaagttggagtgattgtgtgaatgtgcgagagagagcgcacctgccgtggtgatgttgggcttgtaatgggcttatatgtgatcaatgatgtatctgtctgatcgtattagctgtagatggatggttaaattatgtcacaagatcggtcatactgcaggctctcatttgcaaatgcactgattgtgtgcccgtctccgatatgctatatacctggcatttattcagttcatgttcttctgagtgcgcaagaacggtgccaattattgtcgtgtttgcattgtaatgcacaactttgcccctccctgttataaaataacgcgcatctcaacaactttagccaatgcaggctcctattgctttaccag harbors:
- the crls1 gene encoding cardiolipin synthase (CMP-forming); translation: MFRIRRSAVRLCQRGETLCPRGDAGSLSRGQGGSARQANRCRPETSSWRTPQTPVNQGTRPKQFRGHLQISACTETNLNAHYCRTSPWLRPNGNPQVNPALLRGGPGWPLAHVQPLLRGLPGWPGVPPLLRSPGARGLCSGKSRPTQDIDPSPEQNESQGSSVHVPGHGLFKFKELHENPWTVPNLLCVCRIVLSPYLGYLIIHQHFYLSLALFTMAGATDMLDGYIARTWPNQKSALGSALDPLADKILISVLYASLTYAQLIPAPLTALVIFRDIGLIAAVFWVRYKTVPPPVTLSKFFNPCYTTAQLKPTLFSKVNTAIQLLLVAASLAAPVFKYTDSLLLQSLWYVTAVTTAASGYSYWHYGRKTVQVLNTKSP